The Triticum aestivum cultivar Chinese Spring chromosome 7B, IWGSC CS RefSeq v2.1, whole genome shotgun sequence genome window below encodes:
- the LOC123157461 gene encoding uncharacterized protein, with translation MNQRVIQEWNPSEVEGARSIIDRLNNYYNCDGTSNEKNKKHDIVANLKAWFPKKTMQQCPEKEYNGTNSNHGVIYTVDGLVNKNFGLQEEVPIEGMGILFGHPLESMQTKEIQEEVQMVEENKVVLENKMCIPQPVLAPRAKGFWTPEEHRLFLHGLSACGRGKWKDISKYFVTSRTPAQISSHAQKYFMRLQSKGSGSQRYSINDVELDDADPCKMENSFNFWQALALKSTIGVDNQNPSFHLQTPSSPFVTMNNIV, from the exons ATGAATCAAAGAGTCATCCAGGAGTGGAACCCCTCTGAGGTAGAGGGGGCAAGATCAATCATTGATCGTCTCAACAACTACTACAACTGTGATGGCACCAGCAATGAGAAGAACAAGAAGCATGATATCGTTGCCAATCTCAAAGCATGGTTCCCTAAGAAGACCATGCAACAG TGTCCAGAGAAGGAGTACAATGGTACCAATAGTAACCATGGTGTCATTTACACCGTGGATGGCCTTGTGAATAAAAACTTTGGATTGCAAGAGGAGGTTCCCATAGAAGGAATGGGTATTTTGTTTGGTCATCCATTAGAGAGTATGCAAACCAAGGAGATACAAGAAGAGGTGCAGATGGTCGAGGAGAATAAGGTGGTGTTGGAGAATAAGATGTGCATCCCTCAACCAGTGCTTGCACCACGTGCCAAGGGGTTTTGGACCCCGGAGGAACACAG GCTCTTTCTCCATGGGTTGAGTGCATGTGGTCGTGGAAAATGGAAGGACATATCAAAGTACTTTGTCACTAGTAGGACTCCAGCCCAGATTTCGAGCCATGCACAGAAGTACTTCATGAGGCTACAGAGCAAAGGGTCAGGAAGCCAACGCTATAGCATCAATGACGTGGAGCTCGATGATGCTGATCCATGCAAAATGGAGAATAGCTTTAATTTCTGGCAAGCACTCGCCTTGAAATCTACAATTGGTGTTGATAACCAAAATCCAAGTTTTCATTTGCAAACTCCTTCAAGTCCATTTGTCACCATGAACAATATAGTCTAG